A single Elusimicrobiales bacterium DNA region contains:
- a CDS encoding alpha-amylase/4-alpha-glucanotransferase domain-containing protein produces the protein MVKLIIGIHNHQPVGNFGFVLEQAYQSAYLPFVDVLRRHPKIKTSMHFSGILYDWLETAHPDYLDKLREMAQPGQIEILSGGYYEPVLALLPDADARGQVGKMSEYVSRRFGIAPKGVWLAERVWEPQLAGQLHDCGVEYTVLDDIHFFSAGIGEDKLSGYYITEYQGKPLRVFPISSRLRYLMPFADPEKTIEFLSKYRGTDCAFVMADDGEKFGLWPGTGDLVYKRGWLDRMFSLIENNSQWLETETFSGRLASSAPLGAAYLPTTSYHELSQWALPPDPSAELERLYKSMPEKDRAFLRGGYFRNFLSKYPESNRMYRKTLRVSRRVHESDAPGKAQALDRLWMSQCNCGYWHGVFGGLYLPHIRAENYRNMIKAEKALETGGPPRIFRQDWDNAGKEQLFVESRGGNWNFSPARGGALWQWDWKEGEANWCNVLSRRPEPYHRAVKTHSGKNAARQRQLADMLCYDWHLRQCLLDHFIHPETALDGFAKAAYGEQGDFVLGEYQAEVAEEDGFVTVTMSRKGAVWVGDAHSPVEVGKVIRLNCADGSWSADYRITNLADAPRKLHFGAELCFAFSSAEICPKGRREAVTEAEFRDPVCGNLSLKCAAGMELWSFPLETVSLSENGAERTYQGSALLCLRRPELAPGASDTFKLELKAFK, from the coding sequence ATGGTCAAACTCATCATCGGAATACATAATCACCAGCCGGTGGGCAATTTCGGCTTCGTGCTGGAGCAGGCCTACCAGAGCGCGTACCTCCCCTTTGTGGACGTGCTGCGCCGCCATCCGAAAATCAAAACCTCCATGCACTTTTCCGGCATACTCTACGACTGGCTGGAAACCGCCCATCCCGACTATCTGGACAAACTGCGCGAAATGGCGCAGCCGGGGCAGATAGAGATTCTCTCCGGCGGGTATTACGAGCCGGTGCTTGCGCTGCTGCCGGACGCGGATGCGCGCGGCCAGGTGGGCAAGATGAGCGAATATGTAAGCCGCCGCTTCGGCATCGCCCCCAAAGGCGTCTGGCTGGCCGAGCGCGTGTGGGAGCCCCAGCTTGCCGGGCAGCTGCATGACTGCGGCGTGGAATACACCGTGCTGGACGACATACACTTTTTCTCCGCCGGGATAGGGGAGGACAAACTCTCCGGCTATTACATCACAGAATATCAGGGGAAGCCGCTGCGCGTTTTCCCCATCAGCAGCCGGCTCAGATACCTCATGCCTTTTGCGGACCCGGAAAAGACGATAGAATTCCTTTCAAAATACCGCGGGACGGACTGCGCTTTCGTCATGGCCGACGACGGCGAGAAATTCGGCCTCTGGCCCGGAACAGGGGACCTCGTTTACAAGAGGGGCTGGCTGGACCGGATGTTCTCGCTGATAGAGAACAATTCCCAGTGGCTGGAAACGGAAACATTTTCCGGACGGCTGGCTTCGTCCGCGCCGCTGGGCGCGGCGTATCTGCCCACCACTTCCTATCACGAGCTTTCGCAATGGGCGCTGCCGCCGGACCCGTCCGCCGAGCTGGAGCGGCTTTACAAATCCATGCCGGAAAAAGACAGGGCTTTCCTGCGCGGCGGCTATTTCCGCAATTTCCTGTCAAAATATCCCGAATCCAACCGGATGTACCGCAAAACACTGCGGGTAAGCCGCCGCGTTCACGAGTCGGACGCGCCGGGCAAGGCGCAGGCGCTGGACCGGCTGTGGATGAGCCAGTGCAACTGCGGCTACTGGCACGGCGTTTTCGGCGGGCTCTACCTGCCGCATATCCGCGCCGAGAATTACCGCAACATGATAAAAGCCGAAAAAGCGCTGGAAACCGGCGGCCCGCCGCGCATTTTCCGCCAGGACTGGGACAATGCCGGCAAAGAGCAGCTTTTCGTGGAATCGCGCGGCGGGAACTGGAATTTCTCGCCGGCGCGCGGCGGCGCGCTGTGGCAGTGGGACTGGAAGGAGGGCGAGGCCAACTGGTGCAACGTCCTCTCCCGCAGGCCGGAGCCCTACCACCGCGCGGTCAAAACCCATTCCGGCAAAAACGCGGCGCGCCAGCGCCAGCTGGCGGACATGCTCTGCTACGACTGGCATTTAAGGCAGTGCCTGCTGGACCATTTCATACATCCCGAAACCGCGCTTGACGGTTTTGCCAAAGCCGCCTATGGCGAGCAGGGCGATTTCGTGCTGGGGGAGTATCAGGCGGAGGTTGCGGAAGAGGACGGTTTTGTAACCGTAACCATGTCGCGCAAAGGCGCGGTATGGGTGGGCGACGCGCATTCGCCGGTGGAGGTGGGGAAAGTTATACGGCTCAACTGCGCCGACGGAAGCTGGAGCGCGGATTACCGCATCACCAATCTGGCGGATGCGCCGCGCAAACTGCATTTCGGGGCGGAGCTGTGCTTTGCCTTCTCCTCCGCGGAAATCTGCCCCAAAGGCCGGCGCGAGGCCGTTACGGAGGCGGAGTTCCGCGACCCGGTTTGCGGGAACCTCTCGCTAAAATGCGCCGCCGGGATGGAGCTGTGGTCTTTTCCGCTGGAGACGGTCTCGCTTTCCGAAAACGGGGCGGAGCGCACTTATCAGGGCAGCGCGCTGCTGTGCCTGCGCAGGCCGGAGCTGGCGCCGGGCGCCTCGGACACATTCAAACTTGAGTTGAAGGCCTTCAAATAG
- a CDS encoding prepilin-type N-terminal cleavage/methylation domain-containing protein, whose product MRAAGFTLVEVEVAITLIFIAIAGLGVITVNGVKQLHWVESSSQQVVLVPESNDTAVTAVIYSSQHPRPDKCRAAITSAETYPSSASVHITLDPLPGSTDPCQ is encoded by the coding sequence ATGAGAGCGGCTGGCTTCACGCTGGTGGAGGTGGAGGTTGCCATCACCCTGATATTCATCGCCATAGCGGGGCTTGGAGTCATCACCGTCAACGGCGTGAAGCAATTGCATTGGGTGGAAAGTTCCAGCCAGCAGGTGGTGCTGGTCCCGGAAAGCAATGACACGGCGGTTACGGCGGTGATATACTCTTCGCAGCATCCCAGGCCGGATAAATGCCGGGCCGCCATAACTTCCGCGGAAACATACCCCTCCTCCGCCTCTGTGCACATAACGTTGGACCCGCTTCCCGGCAGCACGGACCCCTGCCAATGA
- a CDS encoding flavin reductase produces the protein MADMLPAALADISYGLYIVSSAHEGRRGGQLTNTVFQTTAEPPRVAACVNKGNFTHGLIAKSGVFAVSVLAEDTPMSYIGLFGFRSCRDTDKFAQAKCRDGVTGAPLAPEHALSVFEVRVSHTLDLGTHTLFAGEAVAGEKLGEGRPLTYDYYRRVLRGKTPRAATTWHVPAPEKESHMEKYVCKVCGYIYDPAEGDPEHNIAPGTAFSKLPEDWVCPVCGVGKGEFEPQ, from the coding sequence ATGGCTGACATGCTGCCGGCCGCGCTGGCCGATATTTCATACGGGCTGTATATAGTCTCCTCCGCGCATGAAGGCAGGCGGGGCGGCCAGCTGACAAACACGGTTTTTCAGACCACGGCGGAGCCGCCGCGCGTCGCCGCCTGCGTCAACAAGGGCAATTTCACCCACGGGCTTATAGCGAAAAGCGGGGTGTTCGCCGTTTCCGTTCTGGCAGAGGACACGCCCATGTCCTATATCGGGCTGTTCGGCTTCCGTTCCTGCCGGGACACGGATAAGTTCGCGCAGGCCAAATGCCGGGACGGTGTTACCGGCGCGCCGCTCGCGCCGGAACACGCGCTGTCCGTATTTGAGGTCCGGGTAAGCCATACCCTGGATTTGGGGACGCATACGCTTTTCGCCGGCGAAGCGGTTGCCGGCGAAAAGCTGGGAGAGGGCAGGCCGCTGACATACGACTACTACCGGCGCGTCCTGCGCGGAAAAACGCCGCGCGCGGCCACGACATGGCATGTCCCCGCGCCGGAAAAGGAGAGCCATATGGAAAAATACGTCTGCAAAGTGTGCGGATACATTTACGATCCCGCAGAGGGGGACCCGGAGCATAATATAGCGCCCGGCACGGCTTTTTCCAAACTGCCGGAGGACTGGGTCTGCCCCGTCTGCGGTGTCGGCAAAGGCGAATTCGAGCCTCAATGA
- a CDS encoding oligosaccharide flippase family protein yields MKKHVSAIGWGFATKGITFLLFYALQIFLVRKLPVSVYGVWSLFYSAFIVSLFISECGINSSARKYIAEHAETGCAGAVMSASFRLRLAASAIFGAAIALAAHPLAALLGHEELAPLFRVAGPMLFLAGIVEYYKSVFIGMRRINLNFWLNAAEHGAKLALGAAAVYMAVKLPLGLAGSFTAALAVAATAGFFMERAVEHPSADGLPPKMEGRLMRYALPLFIYSALVTAMLEADTLILGALKGAEAAGLYNAAKQIVAKGPHIAVAIGMGVMPAFARLAAHNRDEMRRLFNQLMLLNTAVIGTVALVIALFGDKILLILYGAKCLPAAPAFRMLSVFLLAASYATFLVNFLEYQGKAWRIAFNITVALGIDAAMLAVLAPRLGGLGAAMSLSAGFAVFAALCWRDVKKSLEA; encoded by the coding sequence ATGAAAAAGCACGTTTCCGCAATAGGCTGGGGGTTTGCCACCAAGGGCATCACATTCCTGCTGTTTTACGCGTTGCAGATTTTCCTGGTGAGAAAACTTCCGGTAAGCGTCTACGGGGTGTGGAGCCTGTTTTATTCGGCATTCATAGTGTCGCTTTTCATTTCGGAATGCGGAATCAACTCGTCCGCCCGCAAGTATATAGCCGAACACGCCGAAACCGGCTGCGCCGGAGCCGTCATGTCCGCCTCGTTCAGGCTGAGGCTGGCCGCCAGCGCGATATTCGGCGCGGCGATTGCTCTGGCCGCGCATCCGCTGGCCGCGCTGCTGGGCCATGAGGAACTGGCGCCGCTGTTCCGGGTGGCGGGCCCCATGCTGTTTCTGGCGGGAATTGTGGAATATTACAAGTCCGTGTTCATCGGCATGAGGCGGATTAACCTCAATTTCTGGCTTAACGCCGCGGAGCATGGCGCCAAGCTGGCGCTGGGCGCGGCAGCGGTGTATATGGCGGTGAAGCTCCCCCTGGGGCTGGCAGGCTCTTTCACCGCGGCTTTGGCCGTGGCCGCCACGGCGGGATTTTTCATGGAACGGGCGGTGGAACACCCCTCCGCGGACGGGCTGCCTCCCAAAATGGAAGGCCGGCTGATGCGCTATGCGCTGCCGCTTTTCATCTACAGCGCGCTTGTGACCGCCATGCTGGAGGCGGATACCCTCATTCTGGGCGCGCTGAAGGGCGCGGAGGCGGCGGGGCTCTACAACGCCGCCAAGCAGATAGTGGCCAAGGGGCCGCATATAGCCGTGGCCATCGGGATGGGGGTGATGCCGGCTTTCGCCCGGCTGGCCGCGCACAACCGGGACGAGATGCGGCGGCTGTTCAACCAGCTTATGCTGCTTAACACGGCGGTAATCGGCACGGTGGCGCTGGTAATTGCGCTTTTCGGCGATAAAATACTGCTTATTCTTTACGGCGCGAAATGCCTGCCCGCCGCGCCGGCTTTCAGAATGCTGTCGGTTTTCCTGCTGGCGGCGTCCTATGCGACATTCCTTGTGAATTTCCTTGAATATCAGGGCAAGGCGTGGCGGATAGCGTTCAACATAACCGTCGCCCTGGGCATAGACGCGGCCATGCTGGCGGTTCTTGCCCCGCGCCTGGGCGGGCTGGGCGCGGCTATGTCGCTGTCGGCGGGGTTTGCGGTTTTCGCCGCGCTGTGCTGGCGCGATGTAAAGAAATCGCTGGAGGCGTGA
- a CDS encoding DUF2148 domain-containing protein — MAVITEEHLREQTLKLAAQKMLLAARTAPKARGTDNIICAVIDGPDIARLADKMEELGRRQNRQFMLRDASNIRRHAGAVVLIGSKIAPLGLDCGFCGWPTCAEKETHPAAPCAFNTGDLGIAVGSAACAAADFRADNRIMLSAGRAAAELGLLGPEAKIIYGIPLSATGKNPFFDRA; from the coding sequence ATGGCTGTCATAACGGAAGAGCACCTCAGGGAGCAGACGCTGAAGCTGGCGGCGCAGAAAATGCTGCTTGCCGCGCGCACCGCGCCCAAGGCCCGCGGGACAGACAACATAATATGCGCCGTGATTGACGGCCCCGACATCGCCCGCCTCGCGGACAAGATGGAGGAGCTGGGCCGCCGGCAGAACCGGCAGTTCATGCTGCGCGACGCCTCCAACATCCGCCGGCACGCCGGCGCCGTTGTGCTGATAGGCAGCAAAATCGCGCCGCTGGGCCTTGACTGCGGTTTTTGCGGCTGGCCCACCTGCGCGGAAAAGGAAACGCATCCCGCCGCGCCCTGCGCCTTCAACACCGGGGATCTGGGGATAGCGGTGGGTTCCGCCGCCTGCGCCGCAGCCGACTTCCGGGCCGACAACCGCATCATGCTAAGCGCGGGCCGCGCCGCCGCGGAGCTGGGGCTGCTGGGACCGGAGGCGAAAATAATATACGGCATTCCGCTGTCGGCAACCGGAAAAAACCCGTTTTTTGACAGGGCGTGA